One Anopheles marshallii chromosome 3, idAnoMarsDA_429_01, whole genome shotgun sequence genomic region harbors:
- the LOC128714902 gene encoding PR domain zinc finger protein 8 — MTMDIKQSRVNVKIAPPIPDQQDQLHQHVITKMADRKPATGAKRSFDVAFLMLPDEKLSAARNGKAPKRQLPPAPSPTIDVESDSTQSEDLSLKGGFSPVRSPEVERHFSLEMLNASRHRALLVDGLSSGHTTPLIHHPQQPHTQHPPLHHPNNHQHLPHPPGGDERLAYLFNSGARFYEHPFGGFGRSDSDTQRSAFQKVSSIMPTGSPLPPLSPDRHSCPSTSPPISISPSGSQTGSVGGFRTYEYGPFLSPSPGSPSAPPPGPARSASPAAKPAGPAPPLPMLYRATDPIDPPMPGSPYFPGVPPFALPPFAGGPAPPMPESVDGIIRNPAAAAILSTLLPSAMSTFTLSAQNVCAKCNISFRMTSDLVYHMRSHHKSEHVHDHARRKREDKLKCPVCNESFRERHHLTRHMTAHQDKAGDLLEKTSNAGIGMKGAPSRHQHQHQQQHLHVASTGRLA; from the coding sequence ATGACAATGGACATCAAACAGTCACGTGTGAATGTGAAGATAGCACCACCGATACCGGATCAACAGGATCAGCTGCATCAACATGTGATTACCAAAATGGCCGACCGGAAACCAGCCACCGGCGCGAAGCGGTCTTTCGATGTAGCGTTTCTGATGCTGCCGGACGAGAAGCTATCGGCAGCTCGCAATGGAAAAGCCCCCAAACGACAGCTTCCACCTGCTCCATCGCCTACCATCGACGTGGAGAGTGATTCGACCCAGTCGGAGGACCTGTCCCTGAAGGGTGGCTTTAGTCCGGTCAGATCACCGGAAGTGGAGCGTCATTTCTCGCTGGAAATGCTGAATGCTAGCCGTCATCGGGCGTTGTTGGTGGATGGACTGAGTTCGGGCCATACGACTCCACTCATCCATCATCCCCAGCAGCCTCACACGCAGCATCCGCCCCTCCACCATCCCAACAACCACCAACATCTCCCGCACCCACCTGGGGGAGACGAACGTTTAGCCTATCTCTTCAACTCCGGGGCCCGGTTCTACGAGCATCCGTTCGGTGGATTCGGTCGGAGTGATTCCGATACGCAGCGCAGCGCGTTCCAGAAAGTGTCCAGCATTATGCCCACCGGTTCTCCACTGCCACCGCTAAGCCCGGATCGTCACAGCTGCCCTTCGACGAGCCCTCCGATCTCGATCAGTCCGTCAGGATCGCAGACGGGTTCGGTCGGTGGTTTCCGGACGTACGAGTATGGACCCTTCCTGTCGCCGAGTCCTGGCAGTCCATCGGCCCCACCACCCGGTCCGGCCCGGTCTGCATCGCCGGCGGCCAAACCCGCTGGTCCTGCACCACCACTTCCGATGCTGTACCGCGCGACCGATCCGATCGATCCACCGATGCCGGGTTCACCGTACTTCCCAGGTGTTCCACCCTTCGCTTTACCACCGTTCGCCGGTGGACCTGCCCCACCGATGCCGGAATCCGTCGATGGTATCATCCGTAATCCGGCGGCAGCAGCCATTCTCTCCACCTTGCTACCCTCCGCCATGAGCACCTTCACCCTGTCGGCACAGAACGTTTGTGCCAAGTGCAACATCAGCTTCCGCATGACGAGTGATCTCGTCTACCATATGCGTTCGCATCACAAAAGTGAACACGTGCACGATCACGCCCGCCGCAAGCGGGAGGACAAGCTGAAGTGTCCGGTGTGCAACGAGAGCTTCCGTGAGCGGCATCACCTAACGCGTCACATGACCGCACACCAGGACAAGGCGGGCGATCTGCTGGAGAAGACGAGCAACGCCGGGATTGGGATGAAGGGTGCACCCTCACGCCATcagcaccaacaccagcagcagcatcttcATGTCGCTTCCACGGGCCGGCTTGCGTAA